In the Vicugna pacos chromosome 24, VicPac4, whole genome shotgun sequence genome, one interval contains:
- the MC5R gene encoding melanocortin receptor 5 isoform X1 yields the protein MDRSPCTCGTFALDLPSECRRVWLLRKLTGRVNLLPRRGAMNSSFHLHFLDLKLNATEGDLSGWNIRNTSLPCEKMNIAVEVFLGLGLLSLLENILVVGAVVKNKNLHAPMYLFVCSLAVADMLVSLSNSWETITIYLISNKHLVLADASVRHLDNVFDSMICISVVASMCSLLAIAVDRYATIFYALRYHHVMTGRRCGAAIAGIWALCTGCGTLFIRYYESTYVVGCLVAMFLAMLLLMAWLYTHMFLLARTHVKRMAALHGCGSGRQRASMRGVVTLAMLLGVFTVCWAPFFLHLTLMISCPQNRYCSCFMSHFNVYLVLIICNSAIDPLIYAFRSPEMRKTFKEILCLHGVRVPCRSLGRFSMDSRLSAAPSLPS from the coding sequence TAAATCTGCTGCCAAGAAGAGGAGCCATGAATTCCTCATTCCACCTGCATTTCTTGGACCTCAAGCTGAATGCCACAGAGGGCGACCTCTCGGGATGGAACATCAGGAACACGTCCTTGCCCTGCGAGAAAATGAACATCGCTGTGGAGGTGTTCCTCGGCCTGGGCCTCCTCAGCCTGCTGGAGAACATCCTAGTGGTTGGCGCTGTCGTGAAGAACAAGAACCTTCATGCCCCCATGTACCTGTTTGTGTGCAGCCTGGCCGTGGCCGACATGCTGGTGAGCTTGTCCAACTCCTGGGAGACCATCACCATATACCTAATCTCCAACAAGCACCTGGTGCTGGCGGATGCCTCCGTGCGGCACCTGGACAACGTCTTCGACTCCATGATCTGCATCTCGGTGGTGGCCTCCATGTGCAGCCTGCTGGCCATCGCGGTGGACCGCTACGCCACCATCTTCTACGCCCTGCGCTACCACCACGTCATGACGGGGCGGCGCTGCGGGGCCGCCATCGCCGGCATCTGGGCCCTGTGCACGGGCTGCGGCACGCTCTTCATCAGGTACTACGAGTCCACGTACGTCGTCGGCTGCCTCGTCGCCATGTTCCTCGCCATGCTGCTGCTCATGGCGTGGCTGTACACACACATGTTCCTCCTGGCCCGGACTCACGTCAAGCGCATGGCCGCCCTGCATGGCTGCGGCTCCGGGCGGCAGCGCGCCAGCATGAGGGGAGTGGTCACCCTGGCCATGCTGCTGGGCGTCTTCACCGTGTGCTGGGCGCCCTTCTTCCTGCACCTCACCCTCATGATCTCCTGCCCTCAGAACCGCTACTGCTCCTGCTTCATGTCCCACTTCAACGTGTACCTCGTGCTCATCATATGTAACTCTGCCATCGACCCACTGATCTATGCCTTCCGCAGCCCGGAGATGCGCAAGACCTTCAAGGAGATCCTGTGCTTGCACGGCGTCAGAGTGCCCTGCCGGTCCCTGGGCAGGTTCTCCATGGACAGCCGCCTCTCTGCAGCTCCTTCACTGCCCTCGTGA
- the MC5R gene encoding melanocortin receptor 5 isoform X2 gives MNSSFHLHFLDLKLNATEGDLSGWNIRNTSLPCEKMNIAVEVFLGLGLLSLLENILVVGAVVKNKNLHAPMYLFVCSLAVADMLVSLSNSWETITIYLISNKHLVLADASVRHLDNVFDSMICISVVASMCSLLAIAVDRYATIFYALRYHHVMTGRRCGAAIAGIWALCTGCGTLFIRYYESTYVVGCLVAMFLAMLLLMAWLYTHMFLLARTHVKRMAALHGCGSGRQRASMRGVVTLAMLLGVFTVCWAPFFLHLTLMISCPQNRYCSCFMSHFNVYLVLIICNSAIDPLIYAFRSPEMRKTFKEILCLHGVRVPCRSLGRFSMDSRLSAAPSLPS, from the coding sequence ATGAATTCCTCATTCCACCTGCATTTCTTGGACCTCAAGCTGAATGCCACAGAGGGCGACCTCTCGGGATGGAACATCAGGAACACGTCCTTGCCCTGCGAGAAAATGAACATCGCTGTGGAGGTGTTCCTCGGCCTGGGCCTCCTCAGCCTGCTGGAGAACATCCTAGTGGTTGGCGCTGTCGTGAAGAACAAGAACCTTCATGCCCCCATGTACCTGTTTGTGTGCAGCCTGGCCGTGGCCGACATGCTGGTGAGCTTGTCCAACTCCTGGGAGACCATCACCATATACCTAATCTCCAACAAGCACCTGGTGCTGGCGGATGCCTCCGTGCGGCACCTGGACAACGTCTTCGACTCCATGATCTGCATCTCGGTGGTGGCCTCCATGTGCAGCCTGCTGGCCATCGCGGTGGACCGCTACGCCACCATCTTCTACGCCCTGCGCTACCACCACGTCATGACGGGGCGGCGCTGCGGGGCCGCCATCGCCGGCATCTGGGCCCTGTGCACGGGCTGCGGCACGCTCTTCATCAGGTACTACGAGTCCACGTACGTCGTCGGCTGCCTCGTCGCCATGTTCCTCGCCATGCTGCTGCTCATGGCGTGGCTGTACACACACATGTTCCTCCTGGCCCGGACTCACGTCAAGCGCATGGCCGCCCTGCATGGCTGCGGCTCCGGGCGGCAGCGCGCCAGCATGAGGGGAGTGGTCACCCTGGCCATGCTGCTGGGCGTCTTCACCGTGTGCTGGGCGCCCTTCTTCCTGCACCTCACCCTCATGATCTCCTGCCCTCAGAACCGCTACTGCTCCTGCTTCATGTCCCACTTCAACGTGTACCTCGTGCTCATCATATGTAACTCTGCCATCGACCCACTGATCTATGCCTTCCGCAGCCCGGAGATGCGCAAGACCTTCAAGGAGATCCTGTGCTTGCACGGCGTCAGAGTGCCCTGCCGGTCCCTGGGCAGGTTCTCCATGGACAGCCGCCTCTCTGCAGCTCCTTCACTGCCCTCGTGA